Proteins encoded in a region of the Fundulus heteroclitus isolate FHET01 unplaced genomic scaffold, MU-UCD_Fhet_4.1 scaffold_162, whole genome shotgun sequence genome:
- the LOC118558814 gene encoding uncharacterized protein LOC118558814, which translates to MAHSKEEELRKAAIDLVAMLRSSINGPAPNKKMYSVICFDKDEKVEVAPTSWFQEGTCRWPPYKSQGVQRAIKQLEEAQSTWPVHTDGRIFYSSDSILECRKQVSLALEQTDYTSEADDQDMRPKRKLKPSRYNRDQEEEENLSPPKRKTVSHPKPPAIPRPPSNSRRFILMPNTECGFVEVPSSIEEPQNSQHVMNLGSTLRQAIEQHYGDMAGSEQQQSSSIIVTAAQPVSPPYHGYMRGCNQMCGTLLKEVLINQQILMDQQKNIIRMIQDLQRSNSGVTGIPITSSHMTIFPLSDKPALYKLEKDLANQPDLRKELVITLGLAGGGNSKRNCVAHFKTGHQK; encoded by the exons ATGGCACATAGTAAAGAG GAGGAATTGCGCAAAGCTGCCATTGATTTGGTTGCTATGTTGAGATCATCAATAAATGGTCCAGCACCAAACA AAAAGATGTACTCAGTCATCTGCTTTGACAAAGATGAGAAGGTGGAGGTTGCCCCAACATCCTGGTTTCAGGAAGGGACCTGTAGGTGGCCTCCCTACAAGAGCCAGGGAGTTCAGAGGGCCATCaagcagctggaggaggccCAAAGTACATGGCCTGTTCACACAGACGGCAGGATATTTTATTCTTCAG ACAGTATTTTAGAGTGCCGTAAGCAAGTTTCACTGGCTCTGGAACAGACGGACTATACATCAGAGGCAGACGACCAAGACATGCGGCCTAAAAGAAAACTTAA GCCAAGTAGATATAATagagaccaggaggaggaggaaaacctCAGTCCACCGAAAAGGAAGACTGTGTCTCATCCCAAGCCCCCCGCAATCCCAAGACCTCCCTCCAATTCCAGGCGCTTCATTCTGATGCCAAATACAGAATGTGGGTTTGTTGAGGTCCCCTCATCTATTGAGGAGCCTCAGAATTCTCAG CATGTAATGAACCTGGGGTCAACCCTCCGCCAGGCAATAGAGCAACATTATGGTGACATGGCAGGGtcggagcagcagcagagcagcagcatcaTAGTGACAGCAGCCCAGCCTGTTAGTCCACCCTATCATGGGTACATGAGAGGCTGCAACCAAATGTGTGGAA CTCTTCTGAAAGAAGTTCTGATAAATCAACAAATTCTAATGGATCAGCAAAAGAACATAATCAGAATGATCCAAGATTTGCAAAGATCCAACAGTGGTGTCACAGGGATTCCCATCACTTCATCCCACATGACCATCTTCCCTCTGAGTGATAAGCCTGCCCTGTATAAACTTGAGAAGGATCTAGCAAATCAACCAGACCTCCGTAAGGAACTG GTCATCACTCTTGGATTGGCAGGGGGGGGCAACAGTAAAAGAAACTGTGTGGCGCATTTTAAAACAGGCCATCAAAAATGA